From Phyllopteryx taeniolatus isolate TA_2022b chromosome 18, UOR_Ptae_1.2, whole genome shotgun sequence, the proteins below share one genomic window:
- the tmem214 gene encoding transmembrane protein 214, with protein MASRNGAVGKWEVVKKGKKSSSTGGGKSSADRRALGESNLPSRQATIMSRTLFEAFEKISNKQNKEQVPPPTEPQKKKSSPTKPSKKLSSTTESTPVTHRTLEEAFKALNVADLKEQLAKSQAMFPKNPSVWSKDLAGYLNFKLTAPVAEPTLSSYAHDYPYCLVSKELKAVIKGIIGNCSDALPDFFDHCLYTMLRELERHSGEPLHGYRVCIQAILRDKPKLATQNLPEYLELLRSVQNHPVKCLTIMWTLGQAGYYDLSQGLRVWLGIMLPVLGVKPLSSYAIAYLERVLLLHANLTKGFGIMGPKEFFPLLDFAFMPKNALSPGLQKQLRRLYPRLKALAFGAKPESTLHTYLPSFLSRATPHCPEDMKKELLSSMTQCLCMDVQSLGVWRQLYTKHLAQSSLLLNHLLGCWNTLPPKLRKSLEDTIQSFKVTNEEIKESNQSQDLNDCNNLCQSLHVKMRGHGFPWSKLLLVLLVFAAGFIAQDIRSHSSFTDSATARHLHSSGVMAVSQQAWRKITVYSKQGFSWLKTNTPYYYSESVRAFGPLIDQGLETTKTAAIFISEKSNHIIVWVKENGPLLIEWVKTNTPDSVYDVLAYLKSLLLFLHQNYILPALMFLIELLQQVWTNLQDSCNGEVSVSCLRGHALSFTNSTWQLLQHTTSAITTWAQELLTQA; from the exons AGGCCACAATTATGTCACGCACTTTGTTTGAAGCCTTTGAGAAGATCTCAAATAAACAGAACAAGGAGCAGGTTCCGCCGCCAACTGAGCCTCAAAAAAAGAAGTCCTCTCCGACAAAACCATCCAAGAAGTTGTCCTCCACCACTGAATCCACCCCTGTCACTCACAGGACTCTGGAAGAGGCCTTTAAAGCC CTAAATGTTGCAGATCTGAAAGAACAGTTGGCTAAGAGTCAGGCGATGTTCCCCAAAAACCCATCGGTGTGGTCAAAAGACCTGGCAGGATACCTCAACTTCAAGCTGACGGCACCAGTTGCCGAGCCAACCCTCAGCAGCTATGCTCATG ACTACCCATACTGTCTTGTAAGCAAGGAGCTGAAGGCTGTCATCAAAGGCATTATTGGGAATTGCAGTGACGCCCTGCCAGATTTCTTTGACCACTGTCTTTACACCATGCTCCGAGAACTCGAGAGGCACTCAG GGGAGCCGCTACATGGATACAGAGTTTGCATTCAAGCAATCTTGCGAGACAAACCCAAACTGGCAACCCAGAACTTGCCTGAG TATTTGGAGTTGCTGCGGTCGGTGCAGAATCATCCTGTCAAGTGTTTGACCATCATGTGGACTCTGGGCCAAGCAGGTTATTATGACCTGAGCCAGGGACTAAGAG TGTGGCTTGGTATCATGCTTCCTGTCCTGGGTGTGAAGCCGCTGTCCTCATATGCCATTGCCTACCTGGAGAGGGTACTCCT CCTCCATGCAAACCTGACAAAAGGATTTGGCATCATGGGACCTAAAGAGTTCTTTCCTTTACTGGATTTTGCCTTCATGCCCAAGAATGCCCTGTCTCCAGG TCTGCAGAAGCAGCTGAGGCGCCTTTACCCTCGTCTAAAAGCCTTAGCATTTGGAGCCAAACCTGAGAGCACCTTACACACGTACCTGCCATCGTTTCTGTCCAGAGCCACACCACACTGTCCGGAAGACATGAAGAAAGAG TTGCTCAGCAGTATGACACAGTGTTTGTGTATGGATGTTCAGAGTTTAGGTGTGTGGAGGCAGCTCTACACCAAACATTTAGCTCAGTCCAG TCTGCTGCTGAACCATTTATTGGGCTGCTGGAATACCCTGCCACCAAAG CTGAGGAAGAGTCTTGAAGACACGATTCAATCTTTCAAAGTGACCAATGAAGAGATTAAAGAAAGCAACCAGTCTCAGGACCTTAACGACTGCAATAATCTGTGTCAG TCTCTCCACGTGAAGATGCGTGGACATGGTTTCCCCTGGTCTAAGCTGCTGTTGGTCCTGTTGGTGTTTGCCGCTGGTTTTATTGCTCAGGACATCCGATCTCACAGCTCCTTCACGG ATTCAGCCACAGCCAGACATCTTCACAGCTCAGGTGTAATGGCCGTGTCTCAGCAAGCGTGGAGGAAAATCACCGTCTACTCTAAGCAGGGCTTCAG CTGGCTGAAGACAAACACACCATATTATTACTCTGAGAGTGTGCGGGCCTTTGGACCACTGATAGATCAAGGGCTGGAGACAACCAAAACGGCAGCCATCTTTATCTCTGAAAAAAGCAATCACATCATCGTATGGGTCAAAGAAAACGGCCCACTGCTCATAGAATGG gTGAAGACAAACACTCCCGACAGTGTCTACGATGTTTTGGCTTATCTGAAATcgctgctcctcttcctccaccaAAACTACATCTTGCCAGCATTGATGTTTTTAATTGAGCTATTACAACAAGTGTGGACCAACCTTCAGGACTCCTGCAA TGGTGAAGTATCTGTTTCGTGTCTGAGAGGTCACGCATTGTCCTTCACCAACTCAACATGGCAGCTGCTCCAACATACGACGTCTGCCATCACGACGTGGGCTCAGGAGCTGCTGACtcaagcgtaa